A stretch of Fibrobacter sp. UWR2 DNA encodes these proteins:
- a CDS encoding translocation protein TolB, whose protein sequence is MMNFSNEVCKEMKHRYSLVGVLAFFFLLFAPVASFAAIDTIAVDVGISVFKTIPIGIVPFEEKGSIDWVEEQPHKILTRDANLSGRFDVVASQKFDLAKFSREHADYYMTGKVENAGAGKLRVQCFLYVSKTKTLRLGESYTIPQKDLRRAVHEFFDKATLVVCGERGVASTKLAYVSKIDGVKQVVVSDYDGFHRSQVTRDSTISMMPVWKRGNKGLVYVNFKTHRPRLYEKNFGGTERPLFTQFDQTYSPAVNPVTGELLFSSTVDGKTDLYVGNTETGKARKFAYLKSNQTSPAWSPRAAEVLFTSDRGGSPQIFVMGSDGSDLRRVTFMGRYNERASWSPEGDRIVYTSMDNGKMNIYTCALDGSDIVQLTNNAGNNEHPTWSPDGKLIAFSSNRSGTYQIYIMRKDGANVTRITNSGENTAPTWSFFNEEINTKKEGNK, encoded by the coding sequence ATGATGAACTTTTCGAACGAGGTTTGCAAGGAAATGAAGCATAGGTATTCGCTGGTAGGCGTCTTGGCTTTCTTCTTTCTTCTTTTTGCCCCGGTTGCAAGTTTTGCGGCCATCGATACGATCGCGGTCGATGTGGGAATCTCTGTTTTCAAGACCATTCCTATTGGTATAGTGCCTTTCGAGGAGAAGGGCTCGATTGACTGGGTCGAGGAACAGCCGCACAAGATTCTTACGCGCGATGCGAACCTTTCGGGGCGCTTCGATGTCGTGGCTTCCCAGAAGTTTGACCTTGCGAAGTTCAGCCGCGAACATGCGGACTATTACATGACGGGCAAGGTGGAAAATGCCGGTGCGGGTAAACTCCGCGTGCAGTGCTTCTTGTATGTCTCAAAGACGAAGACTCTCCGCTTGGGCGAAAGCTACACTATCCCGCAGAAGGACTTGCGCCGTGCGGTTCATGAGTTTTTTGACAAGGCGACGCTTGTTGTGTGTGGTGAACGCGGCGTGGCGAGTACAAAGCTTGCCTATGTTTCCAAGATTGACGGTGTAAAGCAGGTTGTGGTGTCGGACTATGACGGATTCCACCGCAGCCAGGTGACGCGCGATTCGACCATCAGCATGATGCCTGTGTGGAAGCGCGGAAACAAGGGCCTGGTGTACGTGAATTTCAAGACGCACAGGCCGCGTCTTTACGAGAAGAATTTTGGCGGCACGGAACGCCCGCTGTTTACCCAGTTTGACCAGACCTACAGCCCTGCAGTAAATCCGGTTACGGGCGAACTGCTGTTCTCTTCGACGGTCGATGGCAAGACGGACCTTTATGTGGGGAACACCGAAACGGGGAAGGCTCGCAAGTTTGCCTACCTGAAGAGCAACCAGACGAGCCCCGCATGGAGCCCGCGTGCGGCCGAAGTTCTGTTTACGAGCGACCGTGGTGGCAGCCCGCAGATTTTCGTGATGGGCAGCGATGGGAGCGACCTGCGCCGTGTAACTTTCATGGGCCGTTACAACGAACGTGCCAGCTGGTCTCCGGAAGGTGACCGCATTGTCTATACCTCGATGGATAACGGCAAGATGAATATTTACACCTGCGCGCTTGACGGGAGCGACATCGTGCAGCTCACCAATAACGCAGGTAACAACGAGCATCCGACCTGGTCTCCCGATGGCAAACTGATTGCCTTCTCGAGTAACAGGAGCGGGACATACCAAATCTACATCATGAGAAAGGACGGGGCAAACGTGACCCGCATTACCAATTCCGGCGAGAACACTGCGCCGACTTGGTCGTTCTTTAACGAAGAAATTAACACAAAAAAGGAAGGTAACAAATGA
- a CDS encoding ribonuclease HII, whose translation MKFKLPAFLENVSTPVEGEVAMRKYACSDAGVGNSLSLDLFAAEMAPHADILVGVDEVGRGPLAGPVVACAAVLKAPDIMPALNDSKKLTRKKREEMFEGVKEACACYAIASASVEEIDKMNILEADFLAMRRALQALGLPGISESAPEIPIEVKGSFAELAPVGRAPQVFIAVDGNLKIRGVPENIQMPVVKGDGHIASISAASILAKVFRDRFMDKLAETYPAYGFEKNAGYGSKTHLDAIRKFGFTPMHRRSFHVKELEG comes from the coding sequence ATGAAATTCAAACTGCCTGCATTCCTAGAAAATGTATCCACGCCGGTAGAAGGCGAGGTGGCCATGCGTAAGTATGCTTGCAGTGATGCTGGTGTGGGCAATTCGCTCTCGCTAGATTTGTTTGCGGCTGAAATGGCCCCGCATGCCGATATCCTGGTGGGTGTCGACGAGGTGGGGCGAGGCCCGCTTGCCGGCCCCGTGGTGGCGTGTGCCGCCGTCTTGAAGGCCCCGGATATCATGCCTGCGCTGAACGACTCGAAGAAACTCACGCGCAAAAAACGCGAGGAAATGTTCGAAGGCGTGAAGGAGGCGTGCGCCTGCTATGCCATTGCGAGTGCCTCTGTCGAAGAAATCGACAAGATGAACATCCTGGAGGCGGATTTCCTTGCCATGCGCCGCGCCTTGCAGGCGCTTGGCTTGCCGGGAATATCGGAATCTGCACCCGAAATCCCCATAGAAGTGAAGGGCTCGTTTGCGGAATTGGCCCCTGTCGGTCGTGCGCCGCAGGTGTTCATCGCCGTGGACGGAAACTTGAAGATACGCGGCGTTCCCGAGAATATCCAGATGCCAGTCGTGAAGGGGGATGGGCACATCGCGAGCATTTCTGCGGCGTCCATTTTGGCGAAGGTTTTCCGTGACCGCTTTATGGACAAACTAGCAGAAACTTATCCGGCATATGGCTTTGAGAAAAATGCGGGCTACGGCTCCAAAACACATCTCGACGCCATTCGTAAATTCGGGTTTACACCGATGCACCGCAGGAGCTTCCACGTCAAGGAACTGGAAGGCTAA
- the purN gene encoding phosphoribosylglycinamide formyltransferase, which translates to MFKIGVMASGGGSNFKAIIDRIGEGDLEAQCKFLITNNGTCGAVSHAEEFGIPVYHISGKTHPVVADYETAMMDVLNKYDVDLLILAGYMKALPACMIHRMPDRILNIHPSLLPKYGGKGFWGIHVHEAVIAAHEKESGPTVHLVSEEIDQGRILAQVKVPVLEGDTPEVLAARVLEQEHNLYWKTIRDYAAELRS; encoded by the coding sequence ATGTTTAAAATTGGCGTGATGGCTTCCGGTGGCGGAAGCAACTTTAAAGCAATTATTGACCGCATTGGGGAGGGGGACCTCGAGGCTCAGTGCAAGTTTTTGATTACGAATAACGGAACGTGTGGCGCTGTTTCGCATGCTGAAGAATTCGGAATACCTGTTTATCATATTTCGGGGAAAACCCATCCGGTCGTTGCGGACTATGAAACTGCGATGATGGATGTGCTCAACAAGTACGATGTAGACCTGCTTATACTGGCTGGTTACATGAAGGCTTTGCCCGCATGTATGATTCACCGTATGCCCGACCGTATTTTGAATATTCATCCGTCGCTCTTGCCCAAATATGGGGGCAAGGGGTTCTGGGGAATCCACGTGCATGAGGCCGTGATTGCTGCTCACGAGAAGGAATCGGGCCCGACGGTGCACCTAGTGAGCGAGGAAATCGACCAGGGGCGTATTCTTGCGCAGGTGAAGGTGCCCGTGCTGGAAGGCGATACGCCGGAAGTGCTTGCCGCCCGCGTGCTCGAGCAGGAACACAATCTTTATTGGAAAACTATCCGCGACTATGCTGCGGAACTCAGGTCCTAG
- a CDS encoding biopolymer transporter ExbD: MKRSRGKELKQEMNLTNMIDIVFSILIVFIISAPLMSQGVKVDLPKAEAPTMEQEKLLKVSITKNEEIYIADMQVDFDGFNTVFKSLWNGEMAVVINADEAVNYGLVMKVVTKVQKLGVTKLGFLTLNPKEKPGK; the protein is encoded by the coding sequence GTGAAGCGTAGCCGCGGAAAAGAACTTAAGCAGGAGATGAACCTCACGAACATGATCGACATCGTGTTCTCGATCCTTATCGTGTTCATCATTTCTGCGCCGCTCATGAGCCAGGGCGTCAAGGTCGATCTGCCGAAGGCCGAAGCCCCGACCATGGAACAGGAAAAACTTCTGAAGGTGTCTATCACCAAGAACGAGGAAATCTACATCGCCGACATGCAGGTGGATTTTGACGGCTTCAATACGGTGTTCAAGTCTCTCTGGAATGGTGAGATGGCCGTTGTCATCAATGCTGACGAAGCCGTGAACTACGGGCTTGTGATGAAGGTCGTGACCAAGGTGCAAAAGCTCGGGGTCACCAAACTCGGCTTCCTGACCTTGAACCCCAAGGAAAAACCGGGTAAATGA
- a CDS encoding tol-pal system YbgF family protein, translated as MKKLAIAIVTVAFALVGCSQMTILRTEEMRNVGTDVQVAVLSNLDSAMRKLRTDNKNLRKRVDSLRAELDASALAQKRMMAEITTLSRRVSDESERNDSRQEEIIYRLDMLLGKSDKILAKKVVVSGAPQAPMSLDSLEREAEKLVEAEATFNTARSDFHSGEYKLAFKGFKQVYEQMKTGELAENSLYWMGLCLIEVNQLDKAKKIFTNLSETFPDGAKACPSLFKLANLYGEGCDIQSQKQYLQKILSKKSCEKTGEFEQSAEILQEILEKEEKAAAGEQVEACVPVVREPVESSAAKPAAK; from the coding sequence ATGAAAAAACTTGCTATAGCTATTGTTACGGTTGCATTTGCCTTGGTCGGATGCTCCCAGATGACGATTCTCCGTACCGAAGAGATGAGAAACGTCGGTACGGACGTGCAGGTTGCTGTCCTCAGCAATCTTGATTCCGCCATGCGTAAACTCAGAACGGATAACAAGAATCTCCGGAAGCGTGTCGATTCCCTCAGGGCGGAACTGGATGCGTCTGCCTTGGCACAAAAGCGTATGATGGCTGAAATCACTACGCTTTCGCGCCGTGTGAGCGATGAATCCGAAAGGAATGATTCCAGACAGGAAGAAATCATCTACCGCTTGGATATGCTGCTTGGTAAGAGTGACAAGATCCTTGCGAAGAAGGTGGTGGTGAGCGGTGCTCCTCAGGCGCCGATGTCGCTGGATAGCCTGGAACGTGAAGCTGAAAAACTGGTGGAAGCCGAAGCGACTTTCAATACGGCGCGTTCCGATTTCCATAGCGGTGAGTACAAGCTTGCCTTCAAGGGATTCAAGCAGGTTTACGAACAAATGAAGACCGGCGAACTGGCCGAAAATTCGCTCTACTGGATGGGCCTCTGCTTGATAGAGGTGAACCAACTGGACAAGGCGAAGAAAATCTTTACGAACCTGTCGGAAACCTTCCCCGACGGTGCAAAGGCCTGTCCTTCGCTGTTTAAACTGGCTAATCTCTATGGCGAGGGTTGCGATATCCAGTCGCAGAAACAGTACCTTCAGAAGATACTCTCGAAGAAGTCCTGCGAAAAGACGGGCGAGTTCGAGCAGTCTGCTGAAATCCTGCAGGAAATCCTTGAAAAGGAAGAAAAGGCGGCTGCCGGTGAGCAGGTCGAGGCGTGTGTCCCCGTTGTACGCGAGCCGGTCGAATCATCGGCTGCGAAACCTGCCGCTAAGTAG
- a CDS encoding MotA/TolQ/ExbB proton channel family protein: protein MNNSIPLVQMVLQSDIATIVVLCILAIMSLGSWGIIIVKFFTYRRSKHANAEFFRKFSTVTQFVQLQGLCETAEDSALRRLTAEVLKEASKFSNFVSYDSIQHRASLLEDTIQRSIEGLRLTEDRYLSFLATSSNLAPFFGLLGTVWGIMIAFFQIGQHGSADLSVVAPGIAMALITTVGGLVVAIPASAGYNYFTSCNGQNEISYFNFGSQVLSLFKRGDLLALEEVAG from the coding sequence TTGAATAATTCCATACCTCTTGTACAGATGGTACTTCAGTCCGATATTGCGACGATTGTCGTGTTGTGCATTCTTGCCATCATGTCGCTGGGTTCCTGGGGAATCATCATCGTGAAGTTCTTCACTTACCGCAGGAGCAAGCATGCAAACGCTGAATTCTTCCGCAAGTTCAGCACGGTGACCCAGTTCGTGCAGCTGCAGGGCCTTTGCGAAACTGCCGAAGACAGTGCTCTGCGCCGCCTGACTGCCGAAGTGCTGAAGGAAGCCTCCAAGTTCAGTAACTTCGTGAGTTACGACTCCATCCAGCACCGCGCCTCGCTCCTGGAAGACACCATCCAGCGCTCCATCGAAGGCCTGCGCCTTACCGAAGACCGCTACCTGAGCTTCCTTGCCACGAGTTCTAACCTTGCCCCGTTCTTCGGCCTTCTGGGTACGGTCTGGGGCATCATGATTGCGTTTTTCCAGATAGGCCAGCACGGCTCTGCCGACCTCTCCGTTGTCGCTCCTGGTATCGCCATGGCGCTTATCACCACGGTGGGTGGCCTTGTGGTCGCTATCCCGGCTTCTGCGGGCTATAACTACTTTACGAGCTGCAACGGCCAGAACGAGATTTCGTACTTCAACTTCGGTTCGCAGGTGTTGAGCCTCTTCAAGCGCGGTGACCTGCTTGCTCTTGAAGAAGTTGCTGGCTAG
- the murA gene encoding UDP-N-acetylglucosamine 1-carboxyvinyltransferase: MYQFIVPQVKKPLDGEVEISGAKNAVLAVMAAALLADGVSEITNVPHLKDMKTMSDVLRVIGCRISGEAHCLRIDTRGADHLEAPYELVKTMRASFYVLGPLVARFGRCRVSLPGGCAWGPRPVDLHLKGLEALGAKITLTRGYVEATCDGRLPGGTFHFPISSVGATVNVLMAATLAKGTSVLQNAALEPEIDNLVDFLVSMGAKIQGRGTRTLTVQGVEALRPGNGVTIPDRIEAGTFLCGAAITRGRVKVNKIIPEHIASTLDAFRDMNCKVTVGPDWAEVDARGQELKPITIQTLPFPGYPTDMQAPLMATLLSVPGNSVIQDTVYNDRFKHVAEMERLGANITLSGNTATIKGGLPLEGAEVMGSDLRASAALVLAALIAEGETKISRIYHLDRGYEDFEAKMAKLGAEVQRVVIDADEP, encoded by the coding sequence ATGTACCAGTTTATCGTTCCGCAAGTCAAGAAGCCCCTGGACGGGGAAGTAGAAATTTCCGGTGCGAAGAACGCCGTGCTTGCCGTGATGGCAGCAGCCCTCCTCGCCGACGGAGTCTCCGAAATAACAAACGTCCCTCACCTGAAGGACATGAAGACGATGAGCGACGTGTTGCGCGTCATTGGTTGCCGCATCAGCGGAGAAGCTCATTGCCTAAGGATTGACACCCGCGGTGCCGACCACCTGGAAGCGCCCTACGAACTCGTGAAGACCATGCGCGCAAGCTTTTACGTGCTAGGCCCTCTCGTCGCCCGCTTCGGCCGCTGCCGCGTCTCGCTCCCCGGCGGATGCGCCTGGGGCCCGCGCCCTGTAGACTTGCACCTGAAGGGGCTCGAGGCGCTCGGTGCCAAGATTACCCTTACCCGCGGTTACGTGGAAGCCACCTGCGACGGAAGGCTCCCCGGCGGGACATTCCATTTCCCGATTTCGAGCGTTGGCGCCACGGTGAACGTGCTTATGGCGGCTACGCTCGCCAAGGGGACCAGCGTGCTGCAGAACGCGGCTCTCGAACCCGAAATCGATAACCTGGTGGATTTTCTCGTCTCGATGGGCGCCAAGATTCAGGGCCGCGGCACGCGCACCTTGACGGTGCAGGGCGTAGAAGCCCTACGCCCTGGTAATGGCGTCACCATTCCCGATCGCATCGAGGCAGGCACATTCCTTTGTGGCGCCGCCATTACGCGTGGCCGCGTGAAGGTCAACAAGATCATTCCCGAGCACATCGCCTCTACGCTTGATGCCTTCCGCGACATGAACTGCAAGGTGACTGTCGGGCCGGACTGGGCCGAAGTCGATGCCCGCGGGCAAGAACTCAAGCCCATCACCATCCAGACGCTTCCCTTCCCGGGCTACCCCACCGACATGCAGGCTCCCCTCATGGCAACCCTGCTTTCCGTACCGGGCAACAGTGTCATCCAGGACACCGTCTATAACGACCGCTTCAAGCACGTGGCCGAAATGGAGCGCCTGGGCGCCAACATCACGCTCAGCGGGAACACGGCGACCATCAAGGGCGGGCTTCCGCTCGAAGGCGCCGAAGTGATGGGTTCCGATCTGCGCGCAAGTGCTGCGCTCGTACTCGCTGCGCTCATCGCCGAAGGCGAAACCAAGATCAGCCGCATCTACCACCTCGACCGCGGTTACGAGGATTTCGAGGCCAAGATGGCGAAACTCGGTGCAGAAGTACAGCGCGTCGTCATCGACGCCGACGAACCGTAA
- a CDS encoding OmpA family protein, with translation MKLYAKIAMISCVAGLALVACSKNNPPETNPQPAPAPAAAAPAPAPAAAAPAPAVNEDSLAAERARLEAERLEAERARLEALINQIMSEDVYFDFDRSELTEKAKELLAQVGELLLKEQRFTITIEGHTDARGTEDYNFTLGAKRAMKVKEFLNAYGIEGKRMESVSYGKEAPKAQGETEEAYSQNRRANFRVNIQQ, from the coding sequence ATGAAGTTATACGCAAAGATCGCCATGATTTCTTGTGTTGCGGGCCTCGCTCTTGTGGCTTGCTCCAAGAACAATCCGCCCGAGACGAACCCGCAGCCCGCTCCGGCTCCTGCCGCCGCAGCCCCTGCACCGGCTCCTGCCGCAGCAGCGCCTGCTCCTGCGGTGAACGAGGATTCGCTCGCTGCCGAACGTGCTCGCCTCGAGGCCGAACGCCTTGAAGCCGAACGTGCCCGCCTCGAAGCTCTTATTAACCAGATTATGAGCGAAGACGTGTACTTCGATTTCGACCGTTCGGAACTGACCGAAAAGGCTAAGGAACTCCTTGCCCAGGTGGGCGAACTCCTCCTCAAGGAACAGCGCTTCACCATCACTATCGAAGGCCATACGGATGCCCGCGGTACCGAAGACTACAACTTCACTCTCGGTGCAAAGCGCGCCATGAAGGTGAAGGAATTCCTGAATGCCTACGGTATTGAAGGCAAGCGCATGGAATCTGTCAGCTACGGTAAGGAAGCTCCGAAGGCTCAGGGTGAAACCGAAGAGGCTTACTCCCAGAACCGTCGCGCAAATTTCCGCGTGAACATCCAGCAGTAA
- a CDS encoding energy transducer TonB, whose amino-acid sequence MSKEEERIKYFSSDVDSTLVKIIVVAVVFHFLVVAFFIGLHYVNLKPEPEPIPVFEMVQVSQPAPPKPVRPKPPEPPKPKEPPKPKVNKELPPEIKPEPEEKPEEVHEEVPPEPEPEPEPEPEEDFDVDDLDLPRAVEASSLNPVGSVDMDPLMQVYLEQLKKIIMSNFKPPKDLKVGRDAKTTVQFQVDRFGGITAVILKRSSGNKAWDHLSVRAVQISKVPELPPNYRAPSLVLHFNFTPN is encoded by the coding sequence ATGAGCAAGGAAGAAGAAAGGATAAAGTACTTCAGCTCGGACGTGGATTCCACGCTCGTGAAGATAATCGTTGTTGCGGTTGTCTTCCATTTTCTGGTTGTCGCGTTCTTTATCGGACTCCATTACGTGAACCTGAAGCCCGAACCGGAACCGATTCCTGTGTTTGAAATGGTCCAGGTGTCGCAGCCGGCTCCACCAAAGCCCGTGCGCCCGAAGCCGCCTGAGCCGCCCAAGCCCAAGGAACCGCCTAAGCCCAAGGTGAACAAGGAATTGCCGCCCGAAATAAAGCCGGAACCGGAGGAAAAGCCCGAGGAAGTGCACGAGGAAGTGCCGCCCGAGCCGGAACCCGAACCCGAACCGGAACCGGAGGAAGATTTTGATGTGGATGATCTGGATTTGCCACGTGCGGTGGAAGCATCTAGCTTGAACCCGGTGGGGTCGGTCGACATGGACCCGCTGATGCAGGTCTATCTTGAACAGTTGAAAAAGATTATCATGAGCAATTTCAAGCCGCCCAAGGACTTGAAGGTGGGCCGTGATGCGAAGACGACTGTCCAGTTCCAGGTGGACCGCTTTGGCGGGATTACGGCGGTTATCTTGAAGCGCTCGTCGGGCAACAAGGCGTGGGACCACCTGTCGGTGCGTGCCGTGCAGATTTCGAAGGTTCCGGAACTTCCGCCGAATTACCGCGCGCCGAGCCTGGTACTGCATTTCAACTTTACGCCCAATTAG
- a CDS encoding GH116 family glycosyl hydrolase has protein sequence MSIKEYLAGAKQAGSVQKLMTPGLAVEFIQPWYTPLSTTPSTTGIAVGGIGSTFTATPAGTTPVMNVMPGVQVRTEKPSDLRFNNFFFRESVIDAKAALEIGDFAGFTQMLAKYPLVDAKGEALFSAAELANQKKAEAKLNKAIAEKDFFKNNKAAFERWHIEWSDRTAALLNKAGAELNRSAVIDFFNGVVGEKAVRQGALTAAWANDSEFLGQAGYDAAKMQYAALYPVSETKYEGKGVQIVKTQSSYVTPGDERLSSLPVNATVFTLENTTKETREVTIVQVQDCIAGYMAKKDRQGVQDSSFVLVPSARFPKGVKFSKQAKDGREVRGLEFYNEKPLAESDFNGCMGVSVAWNKKDNLNVSVKPMFYQDDAASVLKGALRSGRVCEAWVKNVYSGRETMAGAVAVTAVLKPKQKVSFQFNLVLDFPEIKLNKLTSAKKYTAFFPEAYGRVGAILEEALAADKNMDARLKAFEALVPKKAVAKLYKTAAKQDEFKSLAINTLSFLAEATVWDKDDRFLVRECADYPFFNSLDVYFYGSFSLMALMPRLDGVVMKRFGDAILAVNNNRRRHHEYVNHPFADLPDPKLEGPRAVRGAVIHDLGSPFDAEPDAYDWHNVKEWKDLAPKYVLMVLRHYVKTQDKQNLQDCKEAVYAAMQYLEKMVNEGENFPLTHGTDDTFDNLSSHGISVYCGSLWIAGLRAAAKIAEILGDKQQADTWNAKADAANKEFDEALWDEAEGYYHFFVTPMEAKDVVADKLPQLADAIKETLVIDGTNVKAALKTINEWLNSGDIPSDVELSKNELRGLKKAWLTAQCKEAFTASWNAKISNDCDDVFADTMLADTYLRLLDLKPICDSKKAKANLLRVYNTNYKANSPLIGAANLVRKDGSPLDEFNFQAHDVWIGIQYSIMCAMMHHGLVSQAADMGDSMIRNLYEEARIPFAAPEGFNGSCRLHPEALVKAFGLSATAADTLHKGLLKKGALLADSRISPKLPRNLPAFTKAFGSIAKANKVEASALFMLLHSTALKYTAGKYFRPGMVFALLW, from the coding sequence ATGAGCATTAAAGAATACCTTGCCGGCGCAAAACAGGCCGGTTCCGTCCAGAAGCTGATGACCCCGGGCCTCGCCGTGGAATTTATCCAGCCCTGGTACACCCCGCTTTCTACGACCCCCTCTACCACGGGTATTGCTGTCGGCGGTATCGGCTCGACATTCACCGCAACGCCTGCGGGCACCACTCCCGTGATGAACGTGATGCCGGGCGTGCAGGTCCGCACCGAAAAGCCCTCCGACCTCCGTTTTAACAACTTCTTCTTCCGCGAATCCGTGATTGACGCGAAGGCAGCGCTTGAAATCGGTGACTTCGCCGGCTTCACGCAGATGCTCGCCAAGTACCCGCTCGTGGACGCGAAGGGCGAAGCCCTCTTCAGCGCCGCAGAACTTGCAAACCAGAAGAAGGCCGAGGCCAAGCTCAACAAGGCCATCGCCGAAAAGGATTTCTTCAAGAACAACAAGGCCGCGTTTGAACGCTGGCACATCGAATGGAGCGACCGCACCGCAGCCCTTTTGAACAAGGCCGGTGCAGAACTCAACCGCAGCGCCGTCATCGACTTCTTCAACGGTGTCGTGGGCGAAAAGGCTGTGCGTCAGGGCGCACTCACCGCCGCTTGGGCAAACGACAGTGAATTCCTGGGACAGGCCGGTTACGATGCCGCCAAGATGCAGTACGCCGCCCTCTACCCCGTGAGCGAAACCAAGTACGAAGGCAAGGGCGTGCAGATTGTGAAGACCCAGTCCAGCTACGTGACACCGGGTGACGAACGCCTCTCCAGCCTCCCGGTGAACGCGACCGTGTTCACCCTCGAAAATACCACCAAGGAAACCCGCGAAGTCACGATTGTGCAGGTGCAGGACTGCATCGCCGGTTACATGGCCAAGAAGGACCGCCAGGGCGTTCAGGACTCCAGCTTCGTGCTCGTTCCGTCCGCACGCTTCCCGAAGGGCGTAAAGTTCAGCAAGCAGGCCAAGGACGGTCGCGAAGTCCGCGGTCTCGAATTTTACAACGAAAAGCCGCTCGCCGAAAGCGACTTCAACGGCTGCATGGGCGTATCTGTCGCCTGGAACAAGAAGGACAACCTGAACGTTTCCGTGAAGCCGATGTTCTACCAGGATGACGCCGCCTCCGTGCTGAAGGGCGCTCTCCGTAGCGGTCGCGTTTGCGAAGCCTGGGTCAAGAACGTTTACAGCGGCCGCGAAACGATGGCCGGTGCTGTTGCCGTTACCGCAGTTCTCAAGCCGAAGCAGAAGGTGTCTTTCCAGTTCAACCTGGTGCTTGACTTCCCCGAAATCAAGCTGAACAAGCTTACTTCCGCCAAGAAGTACACCGCATTCTTCCCCGAAGCTTATGGCCGCGTGGGCGCTATCCTCGAAGAAGCCCTCGCCGCCGACAAGAACATGGACGCTCGCCTCAAGGCATTCGAAGCTCTCGTTCCGAAGAAGGCCGTGGCCAAGCTTTACAAGACGGCTGCCAAGCAGGACGAATTCAAGAGCCTCGCCATCAACACGCTCAGCTTCCTCGCCGAAGCCACCGTGTGGGACAAGGACGACCGCTTCCTCGTCCGCGAATGCGCCGACTATCCGTTCTTCAACTCCCTCGACGTTTACTTCTACGGCAGTTTCAGCCTGATGGCCCTGATGCCGCGCCTCGACGGCGTGGTGATGAAGCGCTTCGGTGATGCGATTCTCGCCGTGAACAACAACCGTCGCCGCCACCACGAATATGTGAACCACCCGTTCGCCGACCTTCCGGATCCGAAACTTGAAGGTCCGCGCGCCGTGCGTGGCGCCGTGATTCACGACCTCGGAAGCCCCTTCGACGCTGAACCCGATGCCTACGACTGGCACAACGTGAAGGAATGGAAGGATCTCGCTCCGAAGTATGTGCTAATGGTTCTCCGTCATTACGTGAAGACGCAGGACAAGCAGAACTTGCAGGATTGCAAGGAAGCCGTTTACGCCGCCATGCAGTACCTCGAAAAGATGGTGAACGAAGGCGAAAACTTCCCGCTCACCCACGGTACCGACGACACGTTCGACAACCTCTCCAGCCACGGCATTTCCGTGTACTGCGGTAGCCTCTGGATTGCAGGCCTCCGCGCAGCCGCCAAGATTGCCGAAATCCTCGGCGACAAGCAGCAGGCCGACACTTGGAACGCCAAGGCCGACGCCGCCAACAAGGAATTCGACGAAGCATTGTGGGACGAAGCCGAAGGCTACTACCACTTCTTCGTGACCCCGATGGAAGCGAAGGACGTTGTGGCCGACAAGCTCCCGCAACTCGCCGACGCCATCAAGGAAACGCTCGTCATCGACGGCACCAACGTGAAGGCAGCCCTCAAGACCATCAACGAATGGCTCAACTCCGGCGACATTCCGAGCGACGTGGAACTTTCCAAGAATGAACTCCGCGGCCTCAAGAAGGCATGGCTCACCGCCCAGTGCAAGGAAGCCTTTACCGCTTCTTGGAACGCAAAAATCAGCAACGACTGCGACGATGTTTTCGCCGATACGATGCTCGCCGACACTTACCTGCGTCTTTTGGACCTTAAGCCGATTTGCGACAGCAAGAAGGCCAAGGCGAACCTGCTCCGCGTCTACAACACCAACTACAAGGCCAACAGCCCGCTCATCGGCGCCGCTAACCTTGTCCGTAAGGACGGTTCTCCGCTCGACGAATTCAACTTCCAGGCCCACGACGTGTGGATCGGTATTCAGTACAGCATCATGTGCGCCATGATGCACCACGGCCTTGTGAGTCAGGCTGCCGACATGGGCGATTCCATGATCCGTAACCTCTACGAAGAAGCCCGCATCCCGTTCGCCGCACCGGAAGGATTCAACGGCTCCTGCCGCCTGCACCCGGAAGCACTCGTGAAGGCCTTCGGCCTTAGCGCTACCGCCGCCGACACCCTGCACAAAGGCCTCCTGAAGAAGGGCGCCCTCCTTGCCGACAGCCGCATCAGCCCGAAGCTCCCGCGCAACCTGCCCGCCTTTACGAAGGCATTCGGCAGCATCGCGAAGGCCAACAAGGTTGAAGCGAGCGCTCTGTTCATGCTGCTCCACAGCACGGCTCTAAAGTACACCGCCGGCAAGTACTTCCGCCCCGGAATGGTGTTTGCATTGCTGTGGTAA